The genome window ATGCTGCCTTGGCCCAGGCAGGGGTCGGGAATCTCCTCAGTCGAGACAAAGTCTGGAGTGAGCGCTTGGTGAAGGGATCCCGTTGGTATGCGATTCGGCTGCGAATTTTGTTTCTGATCGTCACCCTAATCGGCGGCATGTTGGTGGGGGGTGTGATCGAAACCTTTGAAGAAGTCCTGGAGGCCGTCACAGCAGCCGCTATTTTCATCCCTCTGGTCATGGATATGGGCGGGAATGTCGGCACCCAATCGACCACCGTTTTTGCCCGGGGCCTGGCCTGGAACCACATCGATGTGCAGAAGTTTTTCCCCTACTTGCTCCGCGAAGGCAGCATCGGCGCCATTATGGGTGTCATTTTGGGGACGGTCGCTGGAATCATCGCCTACTTCTGGCAGGGGGCACCGAACGGGATCCCGCAGTTGGGTTTGGCCGTGGGGCTGGCTCTAGCGGTGGTGATTACCTTGGGGGCTGTCTTGGGGGCGATTCTGCCCTGGGTGATGTTGAAATTGGGCTTCGACCACGCCCCTGGAGCGGATCCCTTCATCACCACCATCAAGGACTTCACCGGCCTCTGGGTGTATTTCATGCTGGTGGGCTGGTTGGTCGGCGTTGATGTGGAGTTCTGAGGGGCGTTCTGAACGGAAGTCGATGTGGTTTGTCTATCTAAGTTCTTAATTGTTCTTAATTTTCTTAATTGAGATGCAGTTGTTAACCCCAGAAAAATCAGGAGGTGTGCCATGACCTTAAAAGCCCTATCACCCCTGGCGACAACCTACTTTCAGGCACAGCTGCGGCAGTTCGCTCAGCGGGTCAGCATAACCTGCGCTTTAGAAACGGGTGGTAAGCTAGCCCCGGAAGTGGCCTTCCGCCAGTTGGAAACCCTCTGGCAAGCCCTGGAGCAGGAGGCTGTAGCCGTAGGGATCCCGGATGATCCTTCTGAGGAACCCTTGCCATGAAGAAGAGTCCAGCTAGGGACACAGGCATTGTCAGAGGCAACCCGTATAGGAGCAGTAGTCCCACCCCTCCCTCACGAGAACACGAGCATGACTTGGATGGATTTCACCTTGCGTTTGGCAGTTGCCTTTGCCCTGGGATCCGTGATTGGTCTGGAGCGGCAGTGGCGGCAGCGCATGGCGGGTTTGCGTACCAATACCCTGGTGGCAACCGGTGCAGCCCTATTTGTCATGCTCTCGGTTCTCACCCCTGATGAAGGCAGCCCGACTCGGATTGCCGCCCAGGTGGTATCGGGTATCGGTTTCCTAGCGGGGGGAGTCATTCTTAAGGAGGGGGCC of Thermostichus vulcanus str. 'Rupite' contains these proteins:
- a CDS encoding DUF7219 family protein encodes the protein MTLKALSPLATTYFQAQLRQFAQRVSITCALETGGKLAPEVAFRQLETLWQALEQEAVAVGIPDDPSEEPLP